Proteins encoded by one window of Lathyrus oleraceus cultivar Zhongwan6 chromosome 1, CAAS_Psat_ZW6_1.0, whole genome shotgun sequence:
- the LOC127078585 gene encoding uncharacterized protein LOC127078585, with protein MTNFCENIKMTKKQLESMMEKMRGLSLVSFGGCFDSCYDQTYGLGTRICNLSDRPVELQIRVGSILKKVHILKPGCSKRVKSKGIYKAYMPGRSGSNDVGLKSLLYYYDETCQPYIWIHDVGGDSLRMVKQQYVSLEDLRECCEIRILRDQHKGCISVCKRTRPDLC; from the coding sequence ATGACAAACTTTTGTGAGAACATTAAGATGACTAAGAAGCAATTAGAGTCTATGATGGAGAAAATGAGAGGTTTGAGTCTTGTATCATTTGGCGGTTGCTTTGATAGCTGCTATGATCAGACTTATGGATTAGGGACAAGGATTTGTAACCTGAGTGATAGGCCAGTGGAGTTGCAGATAAGGGTAGGGTCAATACTGAAGAAGGTTCATATTTTGAAGCCAGGGTGTTCTAAGAGAGTGAAAAGTAAAGGCATATATAAGGCTTATATGCCTGGGAGAAGTGGAAGCAATGATGTGGGATTGAAGAGTTTGTTGTATTACTATGATGAGACTTGTCAACCTTATATATGGATTCATGATGTAGGGGGTGATTCTTTAAGGATGGTGAAACAACAGTATGTGAGTCTTGAGGATTTGAGGGAGTGTTGTGAGATTAGGATCTTGAGGGATCAACACAAAGGTTGCATTTCGGTTTGTAAGAGAACTAGACCTGATTTATGCTGA